Within the Trichoderma breve strain T069 chromosome 3, whole genome shotgun sequence genome, the region CCTCATTTGTATATTTGATCCATTTAAAGATGGATATTGACTGGACACGGAGTGATGGTTGGCCTCGTATAAGAGGGCTATCGGCTCCCTCAGCTTCGCTGTATCTTTCTCCAACTGACACAACTTCTCCTGAAATTTTGATcaaatttatttttaattacgCAAAATAATGGCATCCGCTGTCTTATCCAAGAAAATATGGTTCATCACGGGCGCCTCCTCGGGCCTTGGCCTCAACATGGCCCTGAGCGCCCTCCGTGCTGGTCATCGTGTCATTGGCACAGGCCGAAATATTGAAAAGGCTTCTTCTGAACACCCAGAATTCACCAAACTTGGCGGCCAATGGCTCCAGCTGGACGTTGCCCAGCCCGATGCTGAGCAGACCATACGAGGGCTAGTCgcgcaagaagagcagcggctcggcaaggagaaggagtcGGCCCACTGGGTTGTTGTGAACAATGCTGGAAGCACTTTGATTGGAGCGGTAGAAGATATGAGCGATAATCAGATCCAGCAGTACTTGCAGGCTAACCTGCTGGGTGTTGTCCGCGTGTGGAAAGCTTTGCTGCCGACTCTACGTCGCAACAGAACGGGTACCCTCATCAGCATATCAtccatctttggcttcgCACCCCGACCAGAGCAAATGATCTACAGCGCTGCAAAGGCGACGACTGAGTCTCTGACCGAGTCCTATGCTACTCTGCTAGAGCCGCATGGCATTAGGACTATGATTATTGAGCCTGGAGGGTTTAGAACTCCTTTCCCGGGCAACAACTCCAAGGCAGATGGCGGCATTTCAGAAGACTACAAGAAGCCAATCCAAGCTTGGATAGATTTTATTGGCGAGGCGTCGAAAGACTTGACTTTGGTGAATGGAGATCCAGCCAAGTTCGGTGACAGGGtagttgatgctgttgagagCCAGGGCCTCTTTGAGAGCATCTGGGCCCAACATGACAAGAGCAAAGCCCTGAGAGTCCAACTAGGGTCAGATTGTTATGGATTATATGGACAGACGCTTAGCGGTTTGCAGAAAGGGTATGAGAGGATGGCTGAAGTGGCAAAGTCGACGGATGTATGAGTAGTGCTGAGATTGTTCAACAAAGGCCAGCGTTAGGTATTATTCAAAATAGCTGTATTCGAAATCATCATTAGCAATTCTATCCACATAGTATTTCAGCTTCATATAGAATATATCTTACGGAAAAGAAATCTATGTGCCTCGTCACACAAGATGGAGTAGAATTATCCAGATGATGGGGTTAGTGTGGAAGATGCATCCGTGTCAACAGTGATCAGACTCAAAACACCAGCTTGCTGCAACAGCGCAAGATACTCCATGGCAATCCTCCATTTTTCTCCGGTAGACTTTAGCTCTCGTAAAACGTCCTCCAAGGCGCTGTACATCTGTGGCTCATGGTCTTCTCGTACAAACCACGCACACTCCGTCGCCACGTGGTATAGGCATTGCGTTATGAGTGGGCATTCGATGTTGGCGCGCGCGATTGCCGGCATAACATCGAAAgagattgatttgattccATGGAGGCTAACGCTTTgcatctccgtctccatggcGATCCGACTTTGCTCGATAAGAACGAGCGGCTCGTTACAGCCATACATGTTGTagaggagaagctgagcagagCAGCACAAAGAAAGCGATATGATGCCGGAGATGGAAAAGTCGGAAGATGTTGTTCCAGAAATGTATTCTTTGATAGAGAGATGTAACGCAGACAGCGCTGAATGAAGGGCCACGGCTTCAGGGAGAAGACTCCCGACATCCTGCAAAGAACGTTTACTCGCCCTGTGAGACAAGACTTTGCCAAGCATGTGGGCGGCCTGGCACATCTTTGCGAAAGAACCCACAGCTGTCAGGCTGCTAAAGGATAATGTGAACAGCGGCTCGCTGGGAACAATTTTCCCTTCATCCCAGTCCTCATCATTGATCGGCAGTAGCTCGTCTTGAACAGGTTCGGGAACGGTGAATGGTAGATTTGTTTCAATATT harbors:
- a CDS encoding short chain dehydrogenase domain-containing protein; translated protein: MASAVLSKKIWFITGASSGLGLNMALSALRAGHRVIGTGRNIEKASSEHPEFTKLGGQWLQLDVAQPDAEQTIRGLVAQEEQRLGKEKESAHWVVVNNAGSTLIGAVEDMSDNQIQQYLQANLLGVVRVWKALLPTLRRNRTGTLISISSIFGFAPRPEQMIYSAAKATTESLTESYATLLEPHGIRTMIIEPGGFRTPFPGNNSKADGGISEDYKKPIQAWIDFIGEASKDLTLVNGDPAKFGDRVVDAVESQGLFESIWAQHDKSKALRVQLGSDCYGLYGQTLSGLQKGYERMAEVAKSTDV